Proteins from one Thalassophryne amazonica chromosome 20, fThaAma1.1, whole genome shotgun sequence genomic window:
- the azin1b gene encoding antizyme inhibitor 1b isoform X2 has product MKGFADNPAYIIEFLEEGVTLDDVIDGHICEQVLAEKSAFMVGDLGALMQQHALWQSVAPHLQPYYPVKCNSSPAVIEVLASLNVGFVCANKAEVILVMAHGVSPDNIILSGVCKQLAHIKHAAKNNIQHLVCDSEAELCKVSRLHPNAKLLLQLTTNSHAAETSMSFGSPLKGCRHLLEAAKEMGIEVVGVTFHIPSSCQDLQQAYSHALSDARCVFDMGAELGFNMNILDIGGGFTGSEFQLRQVESAIRPLLDNYFPLLSGVHVLAQPGGFYVTSAFSLAVNVIGKKALPRHWDSKVQGELGIKGDAEFLYYMKEGVYGPFSRKLLGNAIGAPSVHKHALCAEGEVYPSSLWGPSLDQLDQVVEHCLLPELSVGDWLLFSNMGACDPEDCSSQLPIYYTISISDWWVRHAGGRCGPG; this is encoded by the exons ATGAAAGGATTTGCTGACAACCCCGCATATATCATTGAATTCCTAGAGGAAGGAGTGACCCTTGATGATGTTATTGATGGACATATCTGTGAACAAGTTCTG GCAGAGAAAAGTGCATTTATGGTGGGTGATCTGGGTGCCTTGATGCAGCAGCATGCTCTCTGGCAGAGCGTGGCACCGCATCTGCAGCCATACTACCCTGTTAAGTGCAACAGCAGCCCTGCAGTCATTGAAGTCCTGGCTTCTTTGAATGTCGGCTTCGTATGTGCCAATAAG GCTGAAGTCATCCTAGTGATGGCGCATGGTGTGTCACCAGACAATATCATTCTGTCAGGAGTTTGCAAGCAGCTGGCGCACATCAAGCATGCTGCTAAGAACAACATCCAGCACCTTGTGTGTGACAGTGAGGCCGAGTTGTGCAAAGTCTCTCGTCTGCACCCTAATGCAAA GTTGCTGCTGCAGTTGACTACTAACAGTCATGCAGCTGAGACTAGCATGTCTTTTGGCTCGCCTCTGAAGGGCTGTCGGCACTTGCTGGAGGCAGCAAAAGAGATGGGGATTGAAGTGGTGGGAGTGACCTTCCACATTCCGAGCTCCTGCCAAGACCTTCAGCAGGCCTACAGCCATGCACTGTCAGATGCACGTTGTGTATTTGACATGGGG GCAGAGCTGGGTTTTAACATGAACATCCTGGACATAGGTGGTGGATTCACTGGTTCAGAGTTTCAGCTCAGACAG gtTGAGTCGGCAATCAGGCCACTGTTGGATAACTACTTCCCACTACTATCTGGTGTGCACGTGCTGGCACAGCCTGGTGGCTTCTATGTGACCTCTGCTTTTAGCTTAGCTGTGAATGTGATTGGCAAGAAGGCACTACCCCGCCACTGGGACAGCAAAGTCCAAG GTGAACTGGGTATCAAAGGTGATGCAGAGTTTCTGTATTACATGAAAGAAGGTGTGTATGGTCCATTCAGCCGCAAGTTACTGGGAAATGCCATTGGAGCTCCATCAGTGCACAAG CATGCCCTGTGTGCTGAGGGGGAAGTGTATCCCAGCAGCCTGTGGGGCCCGTCACTGGATCAGCTAGACCAGGTGGTGGAGCACTGCCTGCTGCCAGAGCTCAGCGTGGGAGACTGGCTTCTCTTCTCCAACATGGGTGCCTGTGACCCTGAAGACTGCTCTTCACAACTGCCCATCTACTACACCATCTCCATCTCAGACTGGTGG GTACGACATGCAGGAGGCCGGTGTGGCCCTGGATAG
- the azin1b gene encoding antizyme inhibitor 1b isoform X1: MKGFADNPAYIIEFLEEGVTLDDVIDGHICEQVLAEKSAFMVGDLGALMQQHALWQSVAPHLQPYYPVKCNSSPAVIEVLASLNVGFVCANKAEVILVMAHGVSPDNIILSGVCKQLAHIKHAAKNNIQHLVCDSEAELCKVSRLHPNAKLLLQLTTNSHAAETSMSFGSPLKGCRHLLEAAKEMGIEVVGVTFHIPSSCQDLQQAYSHALSDARCVFDMGAELGFNMNILDIGGGFTGSEFQLRQVESAIRPLLDNYFPLLSGVHVLAQPGGFYVTSAFSLAVNVIGKKALPRHWDSKVQGELGIKGDAEFLYYMKEGVYGPFSRKLLGNAIGAPSVHKHALCAEGEVYPSSLWGPSLDQLDQVVEHCLLPELSVGDWLLFSNMGACDPEDCSSQLPIYYTISISDWYDMQEAGVALDSAEKNFTMVHCIE; encoded by the exons ATGAAAGGATTTGCTGACAACCCCGCATATATCATTGAATTCCTAGAGGAAGGAGTGACCCTTGATGATGTTATTGATGGACATATCTGTGAACAAGTTCTG GCAGAGAAAAGTGCATTTATGGTGGGTGATCTGGGTGCCTTGATGCAGCAGCATGCTCTCTGGCAGAGCGTGGCACCGCATCTGCAGCCATACTACCCTGTTAAGTGCAACAGCAGCCCTGCAGTCATTGAAGTCCTGGCTTCTTTGAATGTCGGCTTCGTATGTGCCAATAAG GCTGAAGTCATCCTAGTGATGGCGCATGGTGTGTCACCAGACAATATCATTCTGTCAGGAGTTTGCAAGCAGCTGGCGCACATCAAGCATGCTGCTAAGAACAACATCCAGCACCTTGTGTGTGACAGTGAGGCCGAGTTGTGCAAAGTCTCTCGTCTGCACCCTAATGCAAA GTTGCTGCTGCAGTTGACTACTAACAGTCATGCAGCTGAGACTAGCATGTCTTTTGGCTCGCCTCTGAAGGGCTGTCGGCACTTGCTGGAGGCAGCAAAAGAGATGGGGATTGAAGTGGTGGGAGTGACCTTCCACATTCCGAGCTCCTGCCAAGACCTTCAGCAGGCCTACAGCCATGCACTGTCAGATGCACGTTGTGTATTTGACATGGGG GCAGAGCTGGGTTTTAACATGAACATCCTGGACATAGGTGGTGGATTCACTGGTTCAGAGTTTCAGCTCAGACAG gtTGAGTCGGCAATCAGGCCACTGTTGGATAACTACTTCCCACTACTATCTGGTGTGCACGTGCTGGCACAGCCTGGTGGCTTCTATGTGACCTCTGCTTTTAGCTTAGCTGTGAATGTGATTGGCAAGAAGGCACTACCCCGCCACTGGGACAGCAAAGTCCAAG GTGAACTGGGTATCAAAGGTGATGCAGAGTTTCTGTATTACATGAAAGAAGGTGTGTATGGTCCATTCAGCCGCAAGTTACTGGGAAATGCCATTGGAGCTCCATCAGTGCACAAG CATGCCCTGTGTGCTGAGGGGGAAGTGTATCCCAGCAGCCTGTGGGGCCCGTCACTGGATCAGCTAGACCAGGTGGTGGAGCACTGCCTGCTGCCAGAGCTCAGCGTGGGAGACTGGCTTCTCTTCTCCAACATGGGTGCCTGTGACCCTGAAGACTGCTCTTCACAACTGCCCATCTACTACACCATCTCCATCTCAGACTG GTACGACATGCAGGAGGCCGGTGTGGCCCTGGATAGTGCAGAGAAGAATTTCACCATGGTTCACTGCATTGAGTAA